From Nocardia sp. NBC_00416:
CAGATCCCGCCACATCAGGCCCGTCGGTTCGGCATGGATCGATACTTCGTGCAGGGCGTCCACCGCATAGCTCAGCGGCATGATGTTGCTGATCACCTCCAGCCAGTCGGGCAGCTGTGCGCGGGGTACCAGGAGTCCGCACAGGAAGATCTGCGGCGCCGCCACCAACGGCATGAACTGCACCGCCTGGAACTCGGTGCGGGCGAACGCGCTGCACAGCAGCCCCAGTGCGACTCCCAGCATCGCGTCGACCATCGCGATCAGCACGACCCAGCCGGGATTGCCGGCCGCGTCGAGGCCCAGCAGTCCGAACGACACCAGGCAGGCGACCGCCGCCTGGGCCGCCGCCGCGAGGGAGAACGCGCTCCCGTATCCGCCGAGCAGATCGAGTTTGGTCAGCGGTGTGGTGAGTAGCCGTTCGAGTGTTCCCGACGTGCGTTCGCGTTGCATGGCGATCGCGGTGATCAGGAACATCACGATGAACGGCAATATGCCGAGCATGCTGATCCCGACGCGGTCGAACAGGCTCACCGGCTGCTGTGGCGTGGCCGGAACGTCCTGATAGATGAAGTACAGCAGGGTCATCAGCAGTGCCGGCACGACCAGGATCATGGCCACCGTCCGCCGATCGCTGCGCAACTGCCGGAGGATCCGGGCGGTGGTCGCCAGGTAGGCCGCCCCCGGCCGGGGTCCGGCCGGCGACAGCGTGGCCGGTTCGGTGCGTCCCGGCGCCACGGTCGATTCCGCTCCTCGGTCGCTCATGCCGGGGCTCCCATCGTGATGAGGGCGAGGAACGCCTGTTCGAGGTTCTGCTCGCCGGTGTGTTCGCGGAGCCCGTCGGGACTCAGCTGGGCCAGCAACCGGCCGTCGCGCATGAGGAGCAGCCGATCGCAGTGCTCGGCTTCGTCCATGACATGGCTCGACACCAGCAGGGTCGTGCCGCCGGCGGTCAGCTCGCGGAACTGTTTCCAGAGCTCCACCCGCAGGACCGGGTCCAGCCCGACGGTGGGTTCG
This genomic window contains:
- a CDS encoding ABC transporter permease, which translates into the protein MSDRGAESTVAPGRTEPATLSPAGPRPGAAYLATTARILRQLRSDRRTVAMILVVPALLMTLLYFIYQDVPATPQQPVSLFDRVGISMLGILPFIVMFLITAIAMQRERTSGTLERLLTTPLTKLDLLGGYGSAFSLAAAAQAAVACLVSFGLLGLDAAGNPGWVVLIAMVDAMLGVALGLLCSAFARTEFQAVQFMPLVAAPQIFLCGLLVPRAQLPDWLEVISNIMPLSYAVDALHEVSIHAEPTGLMWRDLAIVAGFAAVALCLGAATLRRRTA